From Leguminivora glycinivorella isolate SPB_JAAS2020 chromosome 24, LegGlyc_1.1, whole genome shotgun sequence, a single genomic window includes:
- the LOC125238978 gene encoding uncharacterized protein LOC125238978: MAITRSRNGAREESSGSGGTNTNTDNTSATAGTSATAGTSATDGTSATDGTTATDGTTATSDTDATGTTTGTGTTADTEATTESGATTEGTSAAQEEVTPEDAAVAATPADTSGIRATPAASTIATIVEKQLMPPPLGTKRCAKPARSHRSKASSKRLLAELEAKEKLAELELKRIEAQATLAKIREERRNLSSSGEDSEREEEDLGPQRLADWFDRPIQDAVEHHAARPPAHRARHHKQTMDVTSLAAALTDALQANRSNRKYLPDLPSFSGQCAEWLQFKAAYNESAPSFANSENVARIRKSLKGAALEAVSALLISQPRPDDIIKALERRYGRPDALLLNEMERIKALPRLAESPRDLCTFAGRIANAVTTIEILKKPQYLHNPELLRSIVEKLTPILKSKWYDYAASDEDTPELKKIADFLNNEADKCTPYAPPETIAEPKEARATKKKPERTCVAVAEVKKTKEEKLPCPVCDQSAHQLPTCPQFTKLGTNERWEIAKKHNMCYRCLVSKHRRFVCRAKPCGHQGCAMRHHKLLHHEKAPTDTVAASNEPTQPRKSDEVVAIAVKQAVHAATRASRAYLKMAPVLLRGPHTEVATFALLDEGSTVTIIDSAIAAALNLDGPTEPMWVQGVGGNEMAYEKSKRVDVRIRNKHGGDEQLVTNAHTVGRLDFTTQTISEREIDDCEHLRDIKHLLTYEDATPGILLGQDNWELVVSRKLKKGRRDQPVASKTLLGWVLHGCRHSQAIPVAHCCAHLTRVQPGGNIENEMKNFFALESLSIEPRKPRSDPEQQALKTLEEKSRRLPDGRFETGLLWRQEDINIPDNRADALKRLHTLEKKLDRDADLKKQYTERVDNLLVSAYAELAPTPSSGKTWYLPHFAVRNPEKPKIRLVHDAAATSHGRSLNDMLLAGPDLLQSLPGVIMRFRQYGVAVSADIKEMFMQIKIREEDRDALRFLWRGDRREGGPTEYRMTSVIFGASSSPCTALYIKNRNAREHAARHPELPSIEEAKRVSSEVNHVHKKARFELRGWATNEPEVIGKKEREGVTVSIGGSEIEKTLGLLWDTREDSIRFKLNTRRAPPEVIKGQRPPTKREALSIIMSIFDPLGLISPVTTPAKRIMQDTWRYTTAWDEEIPEELRERWGNWLQHLRDLGDLSIPRCYDTAPAPKYELHTFVDASEEAYAAAVYWRMTRADGTTKVALAAAKSRVTPTRLVSIPRLELQAAVLGVRLAEAVGNEHDFEIDSRTYWSDARTALAWIRSEPRTYKSFVAHRLAEIEDYTKKDEWRWVPSAHNVADDATRAAPSDFDARHRWFTGPAFLYEPEEAWPQENKMKIEPTGEEKEVCCSVATPRKSRAAVPAIENFSKWTSLLRTAARVLQFIDLLRERQKSRASLATQCIAAARRKRTRANKDGDSTWGKRDKRAPVVPKTVENSRRRKYIILEARYLLAAEKVLVRTSQEDSYARERKRIAEGLAPNKDDRLAKLSVYLDEDDIIRQRGRIAAADDISEDAVHPIVLCGKHHYTYLYVSHVHERLHHGGTETVVNELRQRVYIPKIRPAVKKVIARCPECRLRKAKPAGPPTGDLPAARLGHHLRPFTYTGLDYFGPLEVTVGRHREKRYVALFTCMTSRAIHLEVAASLTTDSAINALRRFIARRGCPTELWSDNGTAFKGANRELTEAMREAAHARRINWRFLPPSSPFMAGVWERMVRSVKEALKTTLHERCPSDETLHTLMAEVEATVNSRPLTYVATDPEDPPALTPNMILLGPDCHSPAPGDFKVSDESARQHWRRAQYLADTFWRRWVREYAPLLQHRREPRGEGVEPAVGDVVIVCDNNLPRNTWPRGRVTQTYPGKDGVVRVVDVTTSRGHVLRRPTKKIVVLPVGSHGDGGRNVNDAGDVI; the protein is encoded by the exons ATGGCAATAACTAGAAGCAGAAACGGAGCTCGGGAGGAATCATCTGGCAGCGGCGGCACTAATACGAACACCGATAACACGTCCGCTACCGCTGGGACGTCCGCGACCGCTGGGACGTCCGCGACGGACGGCACGTCCGCGACGGACGGCACTACCGCGACGGACGGCACTACCGCCACGTCCGACACCGACGCCACGGGCACCACGACTGGCACGGGAACCACGGCGGACACAGAAGCAACGACGGAATCAGGAGCAACCACGGAGGGTACAAGCGCGGCCCAAGAAGAGGTCACGCCCGAGGATGCCGCCGTCGCCGCCACGCCCGCCGACACCTCTGGTATCAGAGCCACGCCCGCCGCCAGCACCATAGCCACGATCGTCGAAAAACAGCTGATGCCTCCACCGCTCGGCACGAAGAGGTGCGCTAAGCCCGCTCGGTCACACCGATCCAAGGCCTCCAGCAAGAGGCTCCTCGCGGAGCTAGAGGCCAAGGAGAAGTTAGCCGAGCTGGAGCTCAAGCGCATCGAAGCCCAAGCTACGCTGGCAAAAATCAGAGAAGAAAGAAGAAACCTCTCCTCGTCGGGTGAAGACTCCGAACGAGAAGAGGAAGACCTCGGCCCCCAGAGATTAGCCGATTGGTTCGACCGCCCGATTCAAGACGCGGTCGAACACCACGCCGCGCGCCCCCCTGCGCACCGCGCGCGGCACCACAAGCAGACAATGGATGTGACGTCACTCGCAGCAGCCCTGACCGACGCCCTACAAGCGAACAGATCGAACAGGAAGTACCTGCCAGACCTGCCGTCGTTCAGTGGACAGTGCGCGGAGTGGTTACAGTTCAAAGCCGCTTACAACGAGTCGGCGCCTAGTTTCGCGAACAGTGAAAACGTCGCTCGCATAAGAAAGAGCCTCAAAGGCGCCGCCCTAGAAGCCGTCAGTGCACTCCTCATCAGCCAGCCGCGTCCAGACGATATCATCAAGGCCCTGGAACGCCGCTACGGGAGGCCCGACGCACTACTCCTGAACGAGATGGAGAGAATAAAGGCCTTGCCACGACTAGCCGAGAGCCCGCGCGACCTGTGCACGTTCGCCGGACGTATCGCCAACGCCGTGACAACGATCGAGATATTGAAGAAGCCTCAGTATCTTCACAACCCCGAGTTACTGAGGTCTATAGTGGAAAAGTTAACGCccatattaaaaagtaagtggtACGACTACGCCGCGAGTGATGAAGACACGCCGGAACTTAAGAAGATAGCCGACTTCCTCAACAACGAAGCCGACAAGTGCACGCCCTATGCCCCGCCCGAGACCATAGCGGAGCCCAAGGAAGCACGAGCCACGAAAAAGAAGCCCGAGCGTACCTGCGTAGCCGTCGCCGAAGTGAAGAAAACCAAAGAAGAAAAGTTACCCTGTCCAGTGTGTGACCAGTCCGCCCATCAACTGCCGACGTGCCCGCAATTCACTAAGCTGGGCACGAACGAGCGGTGGGAAATAGCGAAGAAACACAATATGTGCTATCGGTGCCTCGTCAGCAAACATCGCCGCTTCGTCTGCCGAGCCAAGCCCTGCGGTCATCAAGGCTGCGCTATGCGTCACCACAAGCTGCTTCACCACGAGAAGGCCCCGACAGACACCGTCGCCGCCTCGAACGAGCCGACGCAGCCCCGCAAGTCCGACGAGGTCGTGGCCATAGCCGTCAAGCAAGCCGTACACGCCGCGACCCGGGCGAGCCGCGCCTACCTCAAGATGGCGCCAGTACTACTCCGGGGGCCGCACACGGAAGTGGCTACGTTCGCGCTCCTAGACGAAGGCAGTACAGTGACTATCATCGACTCTGCGATCGCCGCCGCCCTCAACCTTGACGGGCCCACCGAACCTATGTGGGTCCAAGGCGTGGGCGGGAACGAGATGGCGTACGAGAAGAGCAAGAGAGTGGATGTCCGCATACGCAACAAACACGGAGGGGACGAGCAGCTAGTGACGAACGCGCATACAGTCGGGCGCCTTGACTTCACCACTCAAACGATCAGCGAGCGAGAGATAGACGACTGTGAACATCTGCGGGATATCAAGCACCTGTTGACATATGAAGACGCTACACCGGGAATACTGCTCGGACAAGACAACTGGGAACTCGTTGTGTCGCGCAAGTTGAAAAAAGGACGGCGCGATCAGCCGGTAGCATCTAAAACGCTACTAGGTTGGGTACTACACGGTTGTCGCCACTCACAAGCGATACCCGTAGCCCACTGCTGCGCACACCTTACGCGCGTACAGCCCGGCGGGAACATCGAGAACGAGATGAAGAACTTCTTTGCGCTCGAATCACTCTCGATCGAGCCGAGGAAGCCCCGTAGTGATCCCGAACAGCAAGCCTTGAAAACGCTAGAAGAGAAAAGTCGACGCCTCCCCGACGGGCGCTTCGAGACCGGCCTGCTGTGGCGACAGGAAGACATCAACATACCTGACAACCGCGCCGACGCCCTCAAACGCCTACACACACTAGAGAAGAAGCTGGATCGCGACGCGGACTTGAAGAAGCAGTACACCGAACGAGTTGACAACCTGCTTGTGTCCGCCTACGCCGAGCTCGCGCCGACACCGAGCAGCGGGAAAACCTGGTACCTGCCCCACTTCGCAGTGCGCAACCCGGAGAAGCCGAAGATAAGGTTAGTCCACGACGCCGCGGCCACCTCACACGGCCGCAGCCTCAACGACATGCTTCTCGCGGGCCCCGATCTCCTGCAGTCGCTGCCCGGCGTTATCATGCGCTTCCGTCAATACGGCGTGGCGGTATCAGCGGACATAAAGGAAATgtttatgcaaataaaaataagagaAGAGGACCGCGACGCGCTGCGCTTCCTGTGGCGAGGCGATCGACGCGAAGGCGGCCCGACAGAATATCGCATGACATCAGTCATCTTCGGCGCCTCTTCATCCCCCTGCACGGCGCTGTACATAAAGAATAGGAACGCACGCGAGCACGCGGCCCGCCACCCAGAG CTTCCCAGCATAGAAGAGGCGAAGAGAGTGTCAAGCGAAGTGAACCACGTACACAAGAAAGCTCGCTTCGAGCTGCGCGGCTGGGCTACGAACGAACCCGAGGTCATCGGCAAGAAAGAGCGAGAGGGCGTCACCGTCTCTATCGGCGGGAGCGAGATAGAGAAAACACTCGGCCTACTGTGGGACACGCGAGAGGATAGCATTCGTTTCAAACTCAATACGAGACGAGCGCCGCCAGAAGTGATCAAAGGTCAACGCCCCCCCACGAAGAGAGAGGCCCTCAGTATCATCATGTCAATATTCGACCCGCTGGGCCTCATCTCACCAGTGACGACGCCCGCGAAGAGGATCATGCAAGACACGTGGCGCTACACTACGGCCTGGGACGAAGAAATACCAGAAGAGCTGCGTGAACGCTGGGGAAATTGGCTGCAACATCTGCGCGACCTAGGTGACCTATCGATACCTAGATGCTACGATACCGCGCCCGCGCCCAAGTACGAGCTACATACCTTCGTCGATGCGAGTGAAGAAGCCTACGCCGCCGCTGTGTACTGGCGCATGACCCGAGCTGACGGCACAACAAAGGTCGCTCTAGCCGCCGCCAAGAGCAGAGTCACGCCCACGCGCCTCGTCTCGATACCTAGACTTGAGCTCCAAGCGGCCGTCCTGGGCGTGCGACTCGCCGAGGCCGTCGGGAACGAGCACGACTTCGAGATCGACAGTAGAACATACTGGAGTGACGCGCGCACGGCCCTAGCATGGATACGCTCAGAACCCCGCACTTACAAGTCATTCGTCGCGCACCGCCTGGCCGAAATCGAAGATTACACGAAAAAAGACGAATGGCGATGGGTACCGTCAGCACACAACGTGGCCGACGACGCGACACGCGCCGCGCCGAGCGACTTCGACGCCCGACACAGATGGTTCACCGGGCCGGCCTTCCTATACGAACCGGAGGAGGCCTGGCCGCAAGAAAACAAGATGAAAATCGAGCCAACAGGGGAAGAAAAAGAAGTCTGCTGCTCTGTCGCGACGCCGAGAAAAAGCCGCGCGGCCGTGCCCGCCATCGAAAACTTCTCGAAGTGGACAAGCCTATTACGCACGGCCGCACGGGTGCTGCAGTTCATCGACCTCTTGCGCGAACGACAAAAAAGTCGCGCCTCACTCGCGACACAGTGCATCGCCGCGGCGCGAAGGAAAAGGACGCGCGCAAACAAGGACGGCGACAGCACCTGGGGAAAACGAGACAAGCGCGCTCCCGTCGTACCCAAGACGGTCGAGAATAGCCGGAGGAGAAAATACATAATACTAGAAGCCAGATACCTACTCGCGGCCGAGAAAGTACTCGTGCGAACCTCGCAGGAAGATAGCTATGCAAGAGAGAGAAAGCGCATAGCCGAGGGCCTCGCGCCGAACAAGGACGACCGGCTAGCCAAGCTGAGCGTGTATCTCGACGAAGACGACATCATACGACAACGCGGCAGAATAGCGGCCGCCGACGACATAAGCGAAGACGCCGTGCACCCCATAGTGCTGTGTGGTAAACATCACTACACATATCTATATGTTTCCCACGTGCACGAACGGCTACACCACGGGGGCACCGAAACCGTCGTCAACGAGCTTCGCCAACGTGTATACATACCGAAGATAAGACCTGCAGTGAAAAAGGTGATCGCGCGCTGCCCCGAGTGTCGACTACGCAAGGCGAAGCCCGCCGGCCCGCCTACAGGGGACCTACCTGCCGCCCGGCTGGGGCATCACCTGAGGCCCTTCACATACACGGGGCTTGACTACTTCGGCCCGCTTGAAGTGACCGTCGGCCGACACAGAGAGAAGAGATATGTCGCGCTGTTTACCTGTATGACGTCAAGAGCCATACATCTGGAGGTGGCCGCCTCACTAACCACCGACTCGGCCATCAACGCGCTGCGCCGGTTCATCGCTCGCCGCGGCTGCCCCACGGAGCTGTGGAGCGACAACGGGACCGCTTTCAAGGGAGCGAACCGCGAGCTGACGGAGGCCATGAGAGAGGCCGCCCACGCTCGCCGCATCAACTGGCGTTTCCTACCCCCCTCCTCACCCTTCATGGCTGGGGTGTGGGAGAGAATGGTGAGATCAGTAAAGGAAGCCCTGAAGACCACGCTGCACGAGCGATGCCCGAGCGATGAGACACTACACACCCTGATGGCGGAGGTCGAGGCTACAGTCAACTCGCGACCCTTGACCTATGTCGCGACCGACCCAGAGGACCCGCCCGCGCTCACTCCGAACATGATCCTGCTCGGGCCAGACTGCCACTCCCCGGCCCCGGGAGACTTCAAGGTCAGCGATGAGAGCGCGCGGCAACACTGGAGGCGCGCCCAATACCTGGCCGACACCTT